One window from the genome of Balaenoptera musculus isolate JJ_BM4_2016_0621 chromosome 3, mBalMus1.pri.v3, whole genome shotgun sequence encodes:
- the APC gene encoding adenomatous polyposis coli protein isoform X2, with the protein MAAASYDQLLKQVEALKMENSNLRQELEDNSNHLTKLETEASNMKEVLKQLQGSIEDEAMASSGQIDLLERLKELNLDSSNFPGVKLRSKMSLRSYGSREGSVSSRSGECSPVPMGSFPRRGFVNGSRENTGYLEELEKERSLLLADLDKEEKEKDWYYAQLQNLTKRIDSLPLTENFSLQTDMTRRQLEYEARQIRVAMEEQLGTCQDMEKRAQRRITRIQQIEKDILRIRQLLQSQATETERSSQSKHEAGSHEAERQNESQGVAEINMATSGSGQGSTARIDHETASVLSSSSTHSAPRRLTSHLGTKVEMVYSLLSMLGTHDKDDMSRTLLAMSSSQDSCISMRQSGCLPLLIQLLHGNDKDSVLLGNSRGSKEARARASAALHNIIHSQPDDKRGRREIRVLHLLEQIRAYCETCWEWQEAHEQGMDQDKNPMPAPVEHQICPAVCVLMKLSFDEEHRHAMNELGGLQAIAELLQVDCEMYGLTTDHYSITLRRYAGMALTNLTFGDVANKATLCSMKGCMRALVAQLKSESEDLQQVIASVLRNLSWRADVNSKKTLREVGSVKALMECALEVKKESTLKSVLSALWNLSAHCTENKADICAVDGALAFLVGTLTYRSQTNTLAIIESGGGILRNVSSLIATNEDHRQILRENNCLQTLLQHLKSHSLTIVSNACGTLWNLSARNPKDQEALWDMGAVSMLKNLIHSKHKMIAMGSAAALRNLMANRPAKYKDANIMSPGSSLPSLHVRKQKALEAELDAQHLSETFDNIDNLSPKASHRSKQRHKQNLYGDYVFDTNRHDDNRSDSFNTGNMTVLSPYLNTTVLPSSSSSRGSLDSSRSEKDRSLERERGISLVNYHPATENPGTSSKRGLQISTTAAQIAKVMEEVSTIHTSQEDRSSGSTPELHCGTDERNALRRSSTAHTHANSYNFPKSENSNRTCPVPYAKVEYKRSSNDSLNSVSSSDGYGKRGQMKPSVESYSEDDESKFCSYGQYPADLAHKIHSANHMDDNDGELDTPINYSLKYSDEQLNSGRQSPSQNERWARPKHIIEDEIKQNEQRQSRSQSTTYPVYPESTDDKHLKFQPHFGQQECVSPYRSRAANGSETNRVGSNHGINQNVNQSLCQEDDYEDDKPTNYSERYSEEEQHEEEERPTNYSIKYNEEKHHVDQPIDYSLKYTTEIPSSQKPAFSFSKNSSGQSTKTEHISSSSENTSTPSSNAKRQNQLHPSSAQSRSGQTQKATSSSCKVPSINQETIQTYCVEDTPICFSRCSSLSSLSSAEDEIGCDQTTQEADSANTLQIAEIKENSGTRSTEDSVSEVPTVSQHIRTKSSRLQASGLSSDSTRHKAVEFSSGAKSPSKSGAQTPKSPPEHYVQETPLMFSRCTSVSSLDSFESRSIASSVQSEPCSGMVSGIISPSDLPDSPGQTMPPSRSKTPPPPPPQTAQTKQEVPKNKAPSAEKRESGPKQAAVNAAVQRVQVLPDADTLLHFATESTPDGFSCSSSLSALSLDEPFIQKDVELRIMPPVQENDNGNETENEQPEESNENQEKEAEKPTDSEKDLLDDSDDDDIEILEECIISAMPTKSSRKVKKPAQTSSKLPPPVARKPSQLPVYKLLPSQNRLQAQKHVSFTPGDDMPRVYCVEGTPINFSTATSLSDLTIESPPNELAAGEGVRAGTQSGEFEKRDTIPTEGRSTDEAQTGKASSVTIPELDDNKTEEGDILAECINSAMPKGKSHKPFRVKKIMDQVQQASMSSSGTNKNQLDGKKKKPTSPVKPIPQNTEYRTRVRKNTDSKNNLNAERNFSDNKDSKKQNLKNSSKDFNDKVPNNEDRVRGSFTFDSPHHYTPIEGTPYCFSRNDSLSSLDFDDDDVDLSREKAELRKGKENKESESKVTNHTELTSNQQSASKTQAVPKHPINRGQPKPVLQKQSTFPQSSKDIPDRGAATDEKLQNFAIENTPVCFSRNSSLSSLSDIDQENNNNKENEPIKETEPPDSQGEPSKPQASGYAPKSFHVEDTPVCFSRNSSLSSLSIDSEDDLLQECISSAMPKKKKPSRLKAVNEKHSPRNMGGMLAEDLTLDLKDIQRPDSEHGLSPDSENFDWKAIQEGANSIVSSLHQAAAAACLSRQASSDSDSILSLKSGISLGSPFHLTPDQEEKPFASNKGPRILKPGEKSTLETKKLESENKGIKGGKKVYKSLITGKVRSNSEVSSQMKQPLQTNMPSISRGRTMIHIPGVRNSSSSTSPVSKKGPPLKTPASKSPSEGQAATTSPRGAKPSVKSELSPVTRQASQTPGSNKGPSRSGSRDSTPSRPAQQPLSRPMQSPGRNSISPGRNGISPPNKLSQLPRTSSPSTASTKSSGSGKMSYTSPGRQMSQQNLTKQTGLSKNVSSIPRSESASKGLNQMSTSNGANKKVELSRMSSTKSSGSESDRSERPVLVRQSTFIKEAPSPTLRRKLEESASFESLSPSSRPDSPTRSQAQTPILSPSLPDMSLSTHSSVQAGGWRKLPPNLSPTIEYNDGRPVKRHDIARSHSESPSRLPINRSGTWKREHSKHSSSLPRVSTWRRTGSSSSILSASSESSEKAKSEDEKHVNCISGTKQTKENQVSTKGTWRKIKESEISPTSSTSQTTSSGAANGAESKTLIYQMAPAVSKTEDVWVRIEDCPINNPRSGRSPTGNTPPVIDTVSEKGNPNAKDSKDNQGKQNVSNGSAPVCTMGLENRLNSFIQVDAPDQKGTEAKPGQSNPVPASETNESSIAERTPFSSSSSSKHSSPSGTVAARVSPFNYNPSPRKSSADSTSARPSQIPTPVNNNTKKRDSKTDNTESSGTQSPKRHSGSYLVTSV; encoded by the exons GGTTCAACTGCACGAATAGATCACGAAACAGCCAGTGTTTTGAGTTCTAGCAGCACACATTCTGCTCCTCGAAGGCTGACAAGTCATCTGGGAACCAAG GTGGAAATGGTGTATTCATTGTTGTCAATGCTTGGTACTCATGATAAGGATGATATGTCGCGAACTTTGCTAGCTATGTCTAGCTCCCAAGACAGCTGTATATCCATGCGACAGTCTGGATGTCTTCCTCTCCTCATCCAGCTTTTACATGGCAATGACAAAGACTCTGTGTTGTTGGGAAATTCCCGGGGCAGTAAAGAGGCTCGGGCCAGGGCCAGTGCAGCACTCCACAACATCATTCACTCACAGCCTGATGACAAGAGAGGCAGGCGTGAAATCCGAGTCCTTCATCTTTTGGAACAGATACGAGCTTACTGTGAAACCTGTTGGGAGTGGCAGGAAGCCCATGAACAAGGCATGGACCAGGACAAAAATCCAA tGCCAGCTCCTGTTGAACATCAAATCTGTCCTGCTGTGTGTGTTCTAATGAAACTTTCGTTTGATGAGGAGCATAGACACGCAATGAATGAACTTG GGGGACTACAGGCCATTGCAGAATTATTGCAAGTGGACTGTGAAATGTATGGACTTACTACTGACCACTACAGTATTACCTTAAGACGATATGCAGGAATGGCTTTGACAAACTTGACTTTCGGAGATGTAGCCAACAAG GCTACACTATGCTCTATGAAAGGCTGCATGAGAGCACTTGTGGCCCAACTAAAATCTGAAAGTGAGGACTTACAGCAG GTTATTGCAAGTGTTTTGAGAAATCTGTCTTGGAGAGCAGATGTAAATAGTAAAAAGACTTTGCGTGAAGTTGGAAGTGTGAAAGCATTGATGGAATGTGCTTTGGAAGTGAAAAAG GAATCAACCCTCAAAAGCGTATTGAGTGCCTTATGGAATTTGTCAGCACACTGCACTGAGAATAAAGCTGATATATGTGCCGTAGATGGTGCGCTTGCATTTTTGGTTGGCACTCTCACTTACCGGAGCCAGACAAATACTTTAGCTATTATTGAAAGTGGAGGTGGGATATTACGGAATGTGTCCAGCTTGATAGCTACGAATGAGGACCACAG gcaAATCCTAAGAGAGAATAATTGCTTACAAACCTTATTACAACACTTGAAATCTCACAGTTTGACAATAGTCAGTAATGCATGCGGAACCTTGTGGAATCTCTCAgcaagaaatcctaaagatcaggAAGCATTATGGGACATGGGAGCAGTCAGCATGCTCAAGAACCTCATTCATTCAAAGCACAAGATGATTGCTATGGGAAGTGCTGCAGCTTTAAGGAATCTCATGGCAAATAGACCTGCAAAGTATAAGGATGCCAATATCATGTCTCCTGGTTCAAGCTTGCCTTCTCTTCATGTCAGGAAGCAAAAAGCCCTAGAAGCAGAATTAGATGCTCAGCATTTATCAGAAACTTTTGACAATATTGACAACTTAAGTCCCAAGGCATCTCATCGTAGTAAGCAGAGACACAAGCAAAATCTCTATGGTGACTATGTTTTTGACACCAATCGACATGATGATAATAGGTCAGACAGTTTTAATACTGGAAACATGACTGTCCTGTCACCATATTTAAATACTACAGTGTTGCCCAGCTCCTCTTCATCAAGGGGAAGTTTAGATAGTTCTCGTTCTGAGAAAGATAGAAGTTTGGAGAGAGAACGAGGTATTAGCCTAGTCAACTACCACCCAGCAACAGAAAATCCAGGAACCTCTTCGAAGCGAGGTTTGCAGATTTCTACCACTGCAGCCCAGATTGCCAAAGTCATGGAAGAAGTATCAACCATTCATACCTCCCAGGAAGACAGAAGTTCTGGGTCTACCCCAGAACTACACTGTGGGACAGATGAGAGGAATGCACTAAGAAGAAGCTCTACCGCCCACACACATGCAAACTCTTACAACTTCCCCAAGTCAGAAAACTCAAACAGGACATGTCCAGTGCCGTATGCCAAAGTAGAATACAAGAGATCTTCAAATGATAGTTTAAATAGTGTCAGCAGTAGTGATGGTTATGGTAAAAGAGGTCAAATGAAACCTTCAGTTGAATCCTATTCTGAAGATGATGAAAGTAAATTTTGCAGCTATGGTCAGTATCCAGCTGACCTAGCCCATAAAATACATAGTGCAAATCATATGGATGATAATGATGGAGAACTAGATACACCAATAAATTATAGTCTTAAATATTCTGATGAACAGTTGAACTCCGGAAGGCAAAGTCCTTCACAGAATGAAAGATGGGCAAGACCCAAACATATAatagaagatgaaataaaacaaaatgagcaaAGACAATCAAGGAGTCAAAGCACAACTTATCCTGTATATCCTGAGAGCACTGATGATAAACACCTCAAGTTCCAACCACATTTTGGACAGCAAGAATGTGTTTCCCCATATAGGTCAAGAGCAGCCAATGGTTCAGAAACAAATCGAGTAGGTTCTAATCATGGAATTAATCAAAATGTAAATCAGTCTTTGTGTCAGGAAGATGACTATGAAGATGATAAGCCAACCAACTATAGTGAACGTTACTCTGAGGAAGAGCAacatgaggaagaagagagaccaACCAATTATAGcataaaatataatgaagaaaaacatcaTGTGGATCAGCCTATtgattatagtttaaaatatacCACAGAGATTCCTTCTTCACAGAAACCAGCATTTTCATTCTCAAAGAATTCATCTGGACAAAGCACTAAAACTGAACACATCTCTTCAAGCAGTGAGAATACATCCACACCTTCATCTAATGCCAAGAGGCAGAATCAGCTCCATCCAAGTTCAGCACAGAGCAGAAGCGGTCAGACCCAAAAAGCCACCTCTTCCTCTTGCAAAGTTCCCTCTATCAACCAAGAAACAATACAGACTTACTGTGTAGAAGATACCCCAATATGTTTTTCAAGATGTAGTTCATTATCATCTTTGTCATCAGCTGAAGATGAAATAGGATGTGATCAGACAACACAAGAAGCAGATTCTGCTAATACCCTACaaatagcagaaataaaagaaaacagtggaACTAGATCAACTGAAGATTCTGTGAGTGAAGTTCCAACAGTGTCACAGCACATTAGAACCAAATCCAGCAGACTCCAGGCTTCTGGTTTATCTTCAGACTCTACCAGGCACAAAGCTGTTGAATTTTCTTCAGGGGCCAAATCTCCATCAAAGAGTGGTGCTCAGACACCTAAAAGTCCACCAGAGCACTACGTTCAGGAGACTCCTCTCATGTTTAGCAGATGTACTTCTGTCAGTTCACTTGATAGTTTTGAGAGTCGTTCGATTGCGAGCTCCGTTCAGAGTGAACCCTGCAGTGGAATGGTGAGTGGCATTATAAGCCCCAGTGACCTTCCAGATAGCCCTGGACAAACCATGCCACCAAGCAGAAGTaaaacccctcctccccctcctcctcaaaCAGCTCAGACTAAGCAAGAAGTACCTAAAAATAAAGCACCTAGTGctgagaagagagaaagtggCCCTAAGCAAGCTGCTGTAAATGCTGCAGTACAGCGGGTCCAGGTTCTTCCAGATGCTGATACCTTGTTACATTTTGCCACAGAAAGTACTCCTGATGGATTTTCTTGTTCATCTAGCCTGAGTGCTCTGAGCCTCGATGAGCCATTTATTCAGAAAGATGTGGAATTAAGAATAATGCCTCCAGTTCAGGAAAATGACAATGggaatgaaacagaaaatgagCAGCCtgaagaatcaaatgaaaaccaggaaaaagaggcagaaaaaccCACTGATTCTGAAAAAGATCTATTAGATGATTcagatgatgatgatattgaaaTACTAGAAGAGTGTATTATTTCTGCCATGCCAACAAAATCTTCACGCAAAGTCAAAAAGCCAGCCCAGACTTCTTCCAAATTACCTCCACCTGTGGCAAGGAAACCAAGTCAACTGCCTGTGTACAAACTTCTGCCATCACAAAACAGATTACAAGCACAAAAGCATGTTAGTTTTACACCAGGAGATGATATGCCTCGGGTGTATTGTGTAGAAGGGACACCTATAAACTTTTCCACAGCTACATCTCTAAGTGATCTAACAATAGAATCCCCTCCAAATGAGTTAGCTGCTGGAGAAGGTGTTAGAGCAGGAACACAGTCAGGTGAATTTGAAAAACGAGACACCATTCCTACAGAAGGCAGAAGTACAGATGAGGCTCAAACAGGGAAAGCCTCATCTGTAACTATACCTGAACTGGATGACAATAAAACAGAAGAAGGCGATATTCTTGCAGAATGCATTAATTCTGCTATGCCCAAAGGAAAAAGTCACAAGCCTTTCCGTGTGAAAAAGATAATGGACCAGGTCCAACAAGCATCTATGTCTTCATCTGGAACTAACAAAAATCAATTAGatggtaagaaaaagaaacctacTTCACCAGTAAAACCTATACCACAAAATACTGAATACAGGACACGTGTAAGAAAAAATACAgactcaaaaaataatttaaatgctgaaagaaatttcTCAGACAACAAAGattcaaagaaacagaacttGAAAAATAGTTCCAAGGACTTCAATGATAAGGTCCCAAATAATGAAGATCGAGTCAGAGGAAGTTTTACTTTTGATTCACCTCATCATTACACACCTATTGAAGgcactccatactgtttttcacgaAATGATTCTTTGAGTTCTCTagattttgatgatgatgatgtcgaCCTTTCCAGGGAAAAGGCTGAAttaagaaaggggaaggaaaataaGGAATCAGAATCTAAAGTTACCAACCACACAGAACTAACCTCAAACCAACAATCAGCTAGTAAGACACAAGCTGTTCCAAAACATCCAATAAATCGAGGTCAGCCTAAACCCGTGCTGCAGAAGCAATCCACTTTTCCCCAGTCCTCCAAAGATATACCAGACAGAGGGGCAGCAACAGATGAGAAATTACAGAATTTTGCTATTGAAAATACTCCGGTTTGCTTTTCCCGAAATTCCTCTCTAAGTTCTCTTAGTGACATTGatcaagaaaacaacaacaacaaggaaaATGAACCTATCAAAGAGACAGAGCCCCCTGACTCACAGGGAGAACCAAGTAAACCTCAGGCATCAGGTTATGCTCCTAAATCATTTCACGTTGAAGATACCCCTGTTTGTTTCTCAAGAAACAGTTCTCTCAGTTCTCTCAGTATTGATTCTGAAGATGACCTGTTGCAGGAATGTATAAGTTCTGcaatgccaaaaaagaaaaagccttcaaGACTCAAGGCTGTTAATGAAAAGCATAGTCCCAGAAATATGGGTGGCATGTTAGCAGAAGATTTGACACTCGATTTGAAAGATATACAGAGACCAGATTCAGAACATGGTTTATCCCCTGATTCAGAAAATTTCGATTGGAAAGCTATTCAGGAAGGTGCAAATTCCATAGTAAGTAGTTTACATCAAGCTGCTGCTGCCGCATGTTTATCTAGACAAGCTTCGTCTGATTCAGATTCCATCCTTTCCCTGAAATCAGGAATCTCTCTGGGATCACCATTTCATCTTACACCTGATCAAGAGGAAAAACCCTTTGCAAGTAATAAAGGCCCACGAATTCTAAAACCTGGGGAGAAAAGTACATTGGAAACTAAGAAGTTAGAAtctgaaaataaaggaataaaaggagggaaaaaagtttataaaagttTGATTACTGGAAAAGTTCGATCTAATTCGGAAGTTTCAAGCCAAATGAAACAACCCCTTCAAACAAACATGCCTTCAATCTCTCGAGGTAGGACAATGATTCACATTCCAGGAGTTCGGAATAGCTCTTCAAGTACAAGTCCAGTTTCTAAAAAAGGCCCACCCCTTAAGACTCCAGCCTCCAAAAGCCCTAGTGAAGGTCAGGCAGCTACCACTTCCCCCAGAGGAGCCAAGCCATCAGTGAAGTCAGAATTAAGCCCCGTTACGAGGCAGGCATCCCAGACACCTGGGTCAAATAAAGGGCCTTCTAGATCAGGATCTAGAGATTCCACTCCGTCAAGACCTGCCCAGCAGCCATTAAGTAGACCTATGCAGTCTCCAGGGCGAAACTCAATTTCTCCTGGTAGAAATGGAATAAGTCCTCCTAACAAATTATCTCAGCTGCCAAGGACGTCATCCCCTAGTACTGCTTCAACTAAGTCCTCGGGTTCTGGGAAAATGTCTTACACATCTCCTGGCAGACAGATGAGCCAACAGAACCTCACCAAACAAACGGGTTTATCCAAGAATGTCAGTAGTATCCCAAGAAGTGAATCTGCCTCCAAAGGACTAAATCAAATGAGTACTAGCAATGGAGCCAATAAAAAGGTAGAACTTTCTAGAATGTCTTCAACTAAATCAAGTGGAAGTGAATCTGATAGGTCAGAGAGACCTGTATTAGTACGCCAGTCAACTTTCATCAAAGAAGCTCCAAGCCCAACCCTAAGGAGAAAATTGGAGGAATCCGCTTCATTTGaatctctttctccatcttctagACCAGATTCTCCCACTAGGTCCCAGGCACAGACTCCAATTTTAAGTCCTTCCCTTCCTGATATGTCTCTGTCTACACATTCGTCTGTTCAGGCTGGTGGATGGCGAAAACTCCCACCTAATCTCAGTCCCACCATAGAGTATAATGATGGAAGACCAGTAAAGCGCCATGATATAGCACGCTCTCATTCCGAAAGTCCTTCCAGACTTCCCATCAATAGGTCAGGAACCTGGAAACGTGAGCACAGCAAACACTCATCATCCCTTCCCCGAGTAAGCACTTGGAGGAGAACCGGAAGTTCATCCTCAATTCTTTCCGCTTCATCAGAATCTAGTGAAAAAGCAAAAAGTGAGGATGAAAAGCATGTGAACTGTATTTCAGGAACCAaacaaactaaagaaaaccaAGTATCCACAAAAGgaacatggagaaaaataaaagaaagtgaaatttctCCCACCAGTAGTACTTCTCAGACCACTTCCTCAGGTGCTGCAAATGGTGCTGAATCAAAGACTCTGATTTATCAAATGGCACCTGCTGTTTCTAAAACAGAGGATGTTTGGGTGAGAATTGAGGACTGTCCCATTAACAACCCTAGATCTGGAAGATCTCCAACAGGAAATACTCCCCCAGTGATTGACACTGTTTCAGAAAAGGGAAACCCAAACGCTAAAGATTCAAAAGATAATCAGGGAAAACAAAATGTGAGCAATGGTAGTGCTCCTGTATGCACCATGGGTTTGGAAAACCGCCTGAACTCCTTTATTCAGGTAGATGCCCCAGACCAAAAAGGAACTGAGGCAAAACCGGGACAAAGTAATCCTGTCCCTGCATCAGAGACTAATGAAAGTTCTATAGCTGAACGTACCCCATTTAGTTCTAGCAGCTCAAGCAAGCACAGTTCACCGAGTGGGACTGTTGCTGCCAGAGTGAGTCCTTTTAATTACAACCCAAGCCCAAGGAAAAGCAGCGCAGATAGCACTTCAGCCCGACCATCTCAGATCCCAACACCAGTGAATAACAACACAAAGAAACGAGATTCAAAAACTGACAATACAGAATCCAGTGGAACTCAAAGTCCTAAACGCCATTCTGGGTCCTACCTTGTGACATCTGTTTAA